From one Phycisphaerales bacterium genomic stretch:
- the lipA gene encoding lipoyl synthase: MSSLSLSNLILSAEPLDFRRRKPQWIRARLPGGEKYHELRDLVTGHNLHTVCEEAKCPNMGECWADGVATIMILGDVCTRSCGFCHVKTGRPPVLDVDEPGRVADAVRIMNLRYVVITSVNRDELPDGGASIWAETIRQTHAMCPDTSVEVLIPDFCGKWDALQKVIDAEPEVLSHNMETVRRMYRTVRPQAKYHRSIELLRRCKDAGLVTKTGIMVGIGERDDEVLELMDDVRAGSDCDILTIGQYLQPTRNHLPVDRWVDPGAFERFRREGLERGFRGVESGPMVRSSYHADKQAAPLVRPRSKSLNAEALGG, from the coding sequence ATGAGCAGCCTGAGCCTTTCCAACCTGATCCTCAGCGCCGAGCCGCTGGATTTCCGCCGGCGCAAGCCGCAGTGGATCCGCGCGCGGCTGCCCGGGGGAGAGAAGTACCACGAACTGCGCGATTTGGTCACGGGCCACAACCTCCACACCGTCTGTGAAGAGGCCAAGTGCCCCAACATGGGCGAGTGCTGGGCCGACGGGGTCGCCACCATCATGATCCTCGGCGATGTCTGCACGCGCTCGTGCGGCTTCTGCCATGTCAAGACCGGCCGGCCGCCGGTGCTCGACGTCGATGAGCCGGGTCGCGTGGCCGACGCCGTGCGGATCATGAATCTCAGGTACGTGGTCATCACCAGCGTCAACCGAGACGAGCTGCCCGATGGCGGAGCGTCGATCTGGGCTGAGACCATCCGCCAGACGCACGCCATGTGCCCCGACACGAGCGTCGAGGTGCTGATACCGGACTTCTGCGGCAAATGGGACGCGCTGCAGAAGGTGATCGACGCCGAACCCGAGGTGCTCAGCCACAACATGGAAACGGTGCGGCGGATGTACCGCACGGTCCGCCCCCAGGCGAAGTACCATCGATCGATCGAGTTGCTGCGCCGCTGCAAGGACGCCGGGCTGGTCACCAAGACGGGGATCATGGTCGGCATCGGCGAGCGCGATGACGAAGTGCTCGAACTGATGGACGATGTGCGAGCCGGCAGCGATTGCGACATTCTCACCATCGGCCAGTACCTTCAGCCGACGCGCAACCACCTGCCCGTGGATCGCTGGGTCGATCCTGGCGCGTTCGAGCGCTTCCGGCGGGAGGGTCTCGAGCGAGGCTTCCGCGGCGTGGAAAGCGGCCCGATGGTGCGCTCGAGTTACCATGCAGACAAGCAGGCGGCCCCGCTCGTGCGGCCGAGGTCAAAGTCGCTCAACGCCGAAGCGCTGGGCGGCTGA
- a CDS encoding polysaccharide biosynthesis/export family protein, translating to MTVDSTRSETSFTRRSPLAMRRCVLSNVARPRPFFARAGLCGMVLSAVSLTGCQWDSFMDPSVTGRFDETPIRVPILDRIAVIETDQDDSIQATEIQPSDLIAEPVIYKVGPGDLLTIDVFEFIAPGQPYVIQRSVDERGFITIPQLGQVYVAELTEAEIRDKIADLVDPQFVRNPVVSVVSETKRQTTYNVIAGVGTSNTYFIPEPNFRLLDAIATAGGIPDTVRTIRIVRQVPLKREVELGHGSPERDDPMDDEVPVEMPEPRSPDEDILDLIDDVIEGTPDKPGVVGADASDLRHRTSRRQPPAGDGAQNVPPAIDMPAPASEDRDTDWAYLGGKWVQIARSPESKALAAKQETQEAEQEFEQLVTQRVIEVPVEPLMDGLASYNIVIRPNDIIMIPRPLQGLVHLDGEVARGGTLAIPLNGRLTLKRAIAASGGLGPLAIPERLEIHRILNDNLEAIVMLNYRAIKEGVEPDVYLKPDDLIVVGTTWYAAPLAVIRNGFRTSYGFGFLLDRNFGNDVFGAPPVNRVGQ from the coding sequence ATGACCGTCGATTCGACCCGCTCTGAGACAAGTTTCACCCGACGCAGCCCGCTGGCGATGCGGCGCTGCGTCCTTTCCAATGTCGCGCGGCCGCGGCCGTTTTTTGCCCGCGCGGGGCTCTGCGGCATGGTCCTTTCCGCGGTCAGCCTGACCGGCTGCCAGTGGGACTCGTTCATGGACCCGTCCGTGACGGGCCGCTTCGACGAGACGCCGATCCGCGTACCCATTCTCGACCGCATCGCCGTGATCGAAACCGATCAGGACGATTCGATCCAGGCGACGGAGATCCAGCCGTCGGATCTGATTGCCGAGCCGGTCATCTACAAAGTCGGCCCCGGCGATCTGCTGACGATCGATGTCTTCGAGTTCATCGCGCCCGGCCAGCCTTACGTCATTCAGCGCAGCGTGGATGAGCGCGGTTTCATCACCATCCCACAGTTGGGACAGGTGTACGTGGCGGAACTGACCGAGGCCGAGATCCGCGACAAGATCGCCGATCTCGTTGATCCGCAGTTCGTGCGCAATCCGGTGGTGAGCGTCGTTTCGGAAACCAAGCGCCAGACCACCTACAACGTGATCGCCGGCGTGGGCACCTCGAACACCTACTTCATTCCCGAGCCGAACTTCCGCCTGCTCGACGCCATCGCAACGGCCGGCGGCATTCCCGACACCGTGCGAACCATCAGGATCGTGCGCCAAGTTCCGCTTAAGCGCGAGGTCGAACTCGGCCACGGCAGCCCGGAGCGCGACGATCCGATGGACGATGAAGTCCCGGTAGAAATGCCCGAGCCGCGGAGCCCGGACGAGGACATTCTCGATCTCATCGATGACGTGATTGAGGGCACGCCCGACAAGCCCGGTGTGGTCGGAGCCGACGCCTCTGATTTGCGGCACCGCACGAGCCGGCGCCAGCCGCCCGCCGGCGATGGCGCGCAAAATGTTCCGCCGGCGATCGATATGCCCGCTCCAGCAAGCGAGGACCGCGACACCGATTGGGCCTACCTCGGCGGCAAGTGGGTGCAGATCGCGCGCAGTCCTGAATCCAAGGCCCTGGCGGCCAAACAGGAGACGCAAGAAGCCGAGCAGGAGTTCGAGCAACTCGTGACGCAGCGCGTGATCGAGGTGCCCGTCGAGCCGCTCATGGATGGGCTCGCGTCGTACAACATCGTCATTCGCCCCAACGACATCATCATGATCCCGCGACCGCTGCAGGGCCTGGTGCACCTCGATGGCGAAGTCGCGCGAGGCGGCACGCTGGCCATCCCGCTCAACGGCCGCCTGACGCTCAAGCGGGCCATCGCGGCCTCCGGCGGCCTTGGGCCGCTGGCCATTCCCGAACGCCTTGAGATCCACCGCATCCTCAACGACAACCTCGAAGCGATCGTCATGCTCAATTACCGGGCGATCAAGGAGGGCGTCGAGCCGGACGTGTATCTCAAGCCTGACGATCTGATTGTCGTGGGCACGACGTGGTACGCAGCGCCGCTGGCGGTGATCCGCAACGGCTTCCGGACCTCGTATGGGTTCGGATTCCTGCTCGACCGGAACTTCGGCAATGACGTGTTCGGGGCGCCTCCAGTGAACAGGGTTGGCCAATAG
- a CDS encoding exosortase/archaeosortase family protein — translation MQPRAGTGKSEARLAPGTWVSILLLGLAFCAFFYHFLLNQIEHSRDPDWSHAYLVPFISLYYIYENRRRILTLPARVNLLGLPLILFGVAAYFFFTFGPTFNHFFQGMAMVTTLMGVVLLMVGWRMWLALMFPMLYLIMGIRMPPRLLLQVTPTLQVWASKGSYYLLNMIGYDTDISGTVLTLYRNGQSIPLNVAEACAGMRMIVAFIALGIAIAFLMTSKWWQRIALVLLGVPVAILINVLRVTTLGVAATYNVDLAKGQTHLYIGMLWLIPAFLLYMGIVWVIQHLFIDGADSHPADKTARTAPPAVIMRSPSPLHRRLVPIMVALFAGGALGFAPAQQWLGVYLRKEPVPLRRQLSELPMQVGRWKTIGNDEVVSEEILREFGTEEYVTRNFAIDGDPANGILQLHVSYYTGGIDAVPHIPDRCYVGGGLTRSATTSAIRLDIDDSLWWPDPEFDPSDPQAGAEPYRMAQTSDQSRQVVRMPRLPNGLHLNAAEYWDQRKPDDTIAAGYLFVANGGVTASPEGVRLLAYDRSSEFAYYCKLQVTLQRPDRGVDRHELAAVASEFLSAMLPDLMSCLPDWWEVEHGQWPQIKASDDSESGESPLGYRTSEDAGVPGSRQVPLHGNG, via the coding sequence ATGCAACCTCGTGCAGGGACAGGCAAATCCGAGGCCCGCTTAGCGCCAGGGACGTGGGTCAGCATCCTTCTGCTGGGCCTCGCGTTCTGCGCGTTCTTCTACCATTTTCTGCTCAATCAGATCGAGCACAGCCGTGACCCGGACTGGTCGCACGCGTACTTGGTGCCGTTCATCTCGCTCTACTACATCTACGAGAACCGCCGTCGGATCCTGACGCTGCCGGCGCGCGTGAATCTGCTCGGCCTGCCGCTGATTCTCTTCGGTGTGGCCGCGTACTTTTTCTTCACCTTCGGGCCGACCTTCAATCACTTCTTTCAGGGAATGGCGATGGTCACGACGCTGATGGGCGTCGTACTGCTGATGGTCGGGTGGCGCATGTGGCTGGCGCTGATGTTCCCCATGCTCTATCTGATCATGGGCATTCGCATGCCGCCGCGCCTGCTGCTCCAGGTCACGCCGACGCTGCAGGTCTGGGCGTCCAAGGGCTCGTACTACCTGCTCAACATGATCGGCTATGACACCGACATCTCAGGTACGGTGCTGACGCTGTACCGGAACGGACAGTCGATTCCGCTCAATGTCGCCGAAGCGTGCGCGGGAATGCGCATGATCGTCGCGTTCATCGCCCTGGGCATCGCCATTGCGTTTCTGATGACGAGCAAGTGGTGGCAGCGCATCGCGCTGGTCCTTCTCGGCGTGCCCGTGGCGATCCTGATCAACGTGCTGCGCGTCACGACGCTCGGCGTGGCGGCCACGTACAACGTCGATCTGGCCAAGGGCCAGACGCACCTCTACATCGGCATGCTGTGGCTGATTCCCGCGTTTCTGCTCTACATGGGAATCGTCTGGGTCATTCAACATCTCTTCATCGATGGCGCGGACTCCCACCCCGCGGACAAAACCGCGCGCACGGCGCCGCCGGCCGTCATCATGCGCTCGCCGTCGCCGCTGCATCGGCGCCTGGTTCCAATCATGGTGGCGCTCTTTGCGGGCGGCGCGCTCGGCTTTGCCCCCGCGCAGCAGTGGCTCGGCGTCTATCTTCGAAAAGAGCCCGTCCCGCTGCGCCGCCAGTTGAGCGAACTGCCGATGCAAGTCGGCCGCTGGAAGACGATCGGCAACGACGAAGTCGTATCGGAGGAGATTCTGCGCGAATTTGGCACGGAGGAGTACGTCACCCGGAACTTCGCCATCGACGGCGATCCCGCCAACGGAATTCTCCAGCTGCATGTGTCGTACTACACCGGCGGCATCGACGCCGTACCGCATATTCCCGATCGCTGCTACGTCGGCGGCGGCCTGACGAGGTCGGCAACCACCTCCGCCATTCGGCTTGACATTGATGACTCGCTGTGGTGGCCCGATCCCGAGTTTGACCCGAGCGATCCTCAGGCAGGCGCCGAGCCGTACCGCATGGCGCAGACGTCGGATCAGAGCCGGCAAGTCGTTCGCATGCCGCGCCTGCCCAACGGCCTGCACCTCAATGCGGCGGAGTACTGGGATCAGCGAAAGCCCGATGACACGATTGCGGCCGGCTACCTGTTCGTCGCCAACGGCGGCGTCACGGCTTCTCCGGAGGGCGTGCGCCTGCTCGCGTACGACCGATCATCCGAGTTCGCGTACTACTGCAAGTTGCAGGTCACACTCCAGCGGCCCGACCGCGGCGTCGATCGCCATGAACTGGCCGCGGTCGCCTCCGAGTTCCTCAGCGCGATGTTGCCCGATTTGATGTCCTGCCTGCCCGACTGGTGGGAGGTGGAGCACGGCCAGTGGCCGCAGATTAAGGCATCGGATGATTCCGAATCGGGGGAAAGCCCTTTAGGCTACAGGACTTCAGAAGATGCTGGCGTCCCGGGCAGTCGGCAAGTGCCGCTGCACGGCAATGGATGA
- a CDS encoding tetratricopeptide repeat protein — protein MPARINTKVVIPLIVILAVLAGGVIGLAWYTVRRSPEYYQRKGDAAAATSDWRTAEEFYSKAVFQDQGNIELLDTWREAILKIVPADAIEAEKYWRDAQGVLKKKTESRPFEPQYHIDWLSHILELVMPDISSGNATYLADQANLMIEGKPSSDDNPLWEQAYRFRGIANAHRVRETGLDPQIRAQAMEDLNHWLAQQPDDAVATAAKMKWHAFSAESMASGSKPREALAEVDQAESIGTEYLKAHPNSVLVATTLVETLEVRRSIERRLPEGPSDAAARQQELLATAERMALDQSDLPPWMSRRLAMVIDGLSDDRNQAAPRALKVLEHALESKPENPSLRFERARYLARSGESEQSQAAYEAIIESANLPVSYPSVKLFELRPAAVSEMFDLDFEAWARTSPNDAAASQQARDQVKARLNQYRSMVSDTDPQLLFMDGCVALTDGKAEVAANRFNQYLSTVGDNEITTNKRISALLLLASSLRQSNQIGAAYGYLAQADQLAGSVSPRIIRGLIETDLASRNFDRAERNLNRLVALDPDSPATTDLRNSLAIARDGAGAGVVDNEVLAAIVEANGLLAKKEVDQARSMLLSARQKYPENIALIFNMVRLEQSQGNTEKAIEYADEALAINPKSEELRILRVMLAGGDLKAAISEVIEDRAGLTEFERHMAKAMAYAKRGFAAEANAEFDAAKAINPDAPAIIERDFGLAFQQNDLSAMLKVVRHAQETNADLAKGLTYRGRYELASGDVAAAIATLLQASNLKPYDGAVWRFLGIAYREAGNYTGAIDAFGKALDREPDNVATLKELATLQVQREEYTKALESIRKAQAYAPSDVEIQNRLLELEGMHGNRARAIEIRESMRDSGGGVENSLLLAQLYELDGKYDEAREVLDSVTPADERERLLLAQSRALWHQRQNQAQEARDALLGFIESTPPPSNEMMIQAMLALMGHYVETGQTDEAIKTAERAVQYQHPIRREADFNLAALYEKQGRMEDAVKKYEEAFVSGEETPHLGLLLIDLHLALAGPTETQDPAGAARHRARAAELLDEIEKENGTSVEALLLRGQLLVQNREIDAAERLFNDAVARYPQDSRVYTARAQFNLACIIESADVGRANRVRADVDQAMELSPNDHKPLLTLVDLARARRDPATGAFSPDYDTMIATWRRILEIDPNQDEVRAEMIETAFSRGQNSQARMLLQQAMDLQPDRAAWFTIRGDLERKTGERPEVYTPFYLQAFEKQPSADRLAKLSQGFLLYNPPRASEVIALYAEWGAGVGDDPTHRLILARAQAAEKNWPAALEGLREAAQVTLRVTDENRRDFLIQDWYQTLPVVAAPDQYISLSEECFGSFDDPWPQGLLGNALYIASTQPQTTDPEGLRQAGIERLEAARRRIVAMAPSQRKTRLQQEVGWSLAGAYHSAGEPAKAVEVWRWVLESAPDHFGTLNNLAFVLANDLNDPVAALEPAKRAYEADPADPTVLDTYGYVLFRNNRLDDAERVLRDSLDRLEQAAARMHLGQVLAAKGSVEAARRELTRARSLSEQQGNAARVKEIDEILKTL, from the coding sequence ATGCCCGCTCGGATCAACACGAAAGTCGTCATTCCGCTCATCGTCATCCTTGCCGTACTCGCTGGCGGCGTAATCGGTCTGGCCTGGTACACCGTGCGTCGAAGTCCCGAGTACTACCAGCGCAAGGGAGATGCGGCTGCAGCCACGAGCGACTGGCGCACCGCCGAGGAGTTCTACTCGAAAGCGGTCTTCCAGGATCAGGGCAACATCGAGTTGCTCGATACGTGGCGCGAAGCCATCCTCAAGATCGTGCCCGCCGACGCGATTGAGGCGGAGAAATACTGGCGCGACGCCCAGGGTGTGCTGAAGAAGAAGACCGAGAGCCGCCCTTTCGAGCCGCAGTACCACATTGACTGGCTCAGTCACATTCTGGAGCTGGTCATGCCCGACATCAGCTCGGGCAATGCGACGTACCTGGCGGACCAGGCGAACCTGATGATCGAAGGCAAGCCGAGCAGCGACGACAACCCGCTCTGGGAACAGGCATACCGGTTCCGCGGCATTGCCAATGCGCACCGGGTTCGCGAGACAGGCCTCGATCCGCAGATACGGGCGCAGGCCATGGAGGACCTCAATCACTGGCTGGCGCAGCAGCCCGATGACGCCGTCGCGACCGCCGCGAAGATGAAGTGGCACGCGTTCTCGGCCGAGTCGATGGCGTCCGGCTCCAAGCCGCGTGAAGCACTGGCCGAGGTCGATCAGGCCGAGTCGATAGGCACTGAGTACCTCAAGGCGCATCCGAACAGCGTGCTGGTCGCCACCACGCTCGTGGAGACGCTCGAGGTTCGCCGGTCCATCGAGCGCCGGCTTCCGGAGGGCCCGAGCGACGCGGCGGCGAGGCAGCAGGAGTTGCTCGCGACGGCCGAGCGCATGGCGCTGGACCAGTCTGATCTGCCCCCGTGGATGAGCCGCCGCCTGGCGATGGTGATTGATGGGCTTTCGGATGATCGAAACCAGGCCGCGCCTCGCGCCTTGAAAGTGCTCGAACACGCTCTCGAATCGAAACCGGAGAACCCGAGTCTGCGCTTCGAGCGGGCCAGATACCTCGCGCGAAGCGGCGAGTCAGAGCAGTCGCAGGCCGCGTACGAGGCGATCATCGAGAGCGCGAATCTTCCGGTGAGTTATCCCTCGGTGAAGCTCTTCGAACTGCGGCCGGCTGCCGTCAGCGAAATGTTCGATCTGGACTTCGAAGCCTGGGCAAGGACGAGTCCAAACGATGCCGCGGCGTCGCAACAGGCGCGCGACCAGGTCAAAGCGAGGCTGAATCAGTATCGAAGTATGGTTTCGGACACCGATCCGCAACTGCTGTTCATGGACGGATGCGTGGCACTGACCGACGGCAAGGCCGAAGTCGCCGCCAACCGCTTCAACCAGTACCTGTCCACGGTTGGTGACAACGAAATCACGACCAACAAACGCATCAGCGCGCTGCTGCTGCTCGCGTCGTCACTGCGCCAGTCCAACCAGATAGGCGCGGCATACGGATACCTGGCTCAAGCCGACCAGCTCGCCGGCTCCGTCAGCCCCCGAATCATCCGAGGACTGATCGAAACGGACCTCGCATCGCGCAACTTCGACCGGGCCGAGCGGAATCTGAACCGACTCGTCGCCCTGGATCCTGATTCGCCCGCGACGACGGATCTGCGCAACAGCCTGGCCATCGCACGCGACGGGGCCGGCGCCGGCGTTGTCGATAACGAGGTTCTCGCCGCCATCGTCGAGGCCAACGGCCTGCTGGCAAAGAAGGAAGTGGATCAGGCGCGGTCGATGCTGCTCTCCGCGCGCCAGAAGTATCCTGAGAACATCGCGCTGATCTTCAACATGGTCCGGCTTGAGCAGAGCCAGGGCAACACCGAGAAGGCAATCGAGTACGCCGATGAGGCGCTGGCCATCAATCCAAAGTCCGAGGAACTGCGAATTCTCAGAGTGATGCTCGCCGGCGGAGACCTCAAGGCCGCCATCAGCGAAGTGATCGAAGACCGAGCGGGCCTCACCGAATTCGAACGGCACATGGCCAAGGCCATGGCGTACGCCAAACGAGGCTTTGCCGCCGAAGCGAATGCGGAGTTTGACGCGGCAAAGGCCATCAACCCGGATGCACCGGCCATCATCGAACGGGACTTTGGGCTCGCGTTCCAGCAGAACGATCTTTCGGCCATGCTCAAGGTGGTGCGCCATGCGCAGGAGACCAATGCCGATCTCGCTAAGGGCCTCACGTACCGGGGGCGCTATGAACTGGCCAGCGGCGACGTCGCCGCGGCGATCGCCACGCTCCTGCAGGCGAGTAATCTCAAACCCTACGACGGCGCGGTGTGGCGCTTCCTGGGCATTGCGTACCGCGAAGCCGGCAACTACACCGGCGCGATCGATGCCTTCGGCAAGGCGCTCGACAGAGAGCCGGACAACGTCGCCACCCTGAAGGAACTGGCGACGCTTCAGGTTCAGCGTGAGGAGTACACCAAGGCGCTCGAGAGTATTCGAAAGGCCCAGGCCTACGCGCCCTCGGATGTCGAAATCCAGAACCGCCTGCTCGAACTGGAAGGAATGCATGGCAATCGCGCCCGAGCGATCGAGATCCGCGAGAGCATGCGCGACAGCGGCGGTGGCGTCGAAAATTCGCTGCTGCTGGCCCAGTTGTACGAACTCGACGGGAAGTACGACGAGGCCAGGGAAGTGCTCGATTCGGTTACGCCAGCCGACGAACGGGAGCGCCTTCTGCTCGCTCAGTCGCGCGCCCTCTGGCACCAGCGTCAGAACCAGGCGCAGGAAGCGCGAGACGCACTGCTTGGGTTCATCGAGTCAACTCCCCCGCCGTCCAACGAGATGATGATTCAGGCGATGCTCGCCTTGATGGGACACTACGTCGAGACCGGCCAGACCGACGAAGCGATCAAGACGGCCGAGCGGGCCGTTCAGTATCAGCATCCCATTCGGCGCGAAGCCGATTTCAATCTGGCGGCTCTCTATGAGAAGCAAGGTCGGATGGAAGACGCCGTCAAGAAGTACGAAGAGGCGTTTGTCAGCGGCGAGGAAACGCCCCACTTGGGGCTCCTGCTGATCGACCTGCACCTGGCCCTTGCCGGCCCGACGGAAACGCAGGACCCGGCAGGCGCCGCCCGGCACCGCGCGCGAGCCGCGGAACTGCTCGATGAGATCGAAAAGGAAAATGGCACGAGCGTCGAAGCGCTGCTGCTTCGCGGGCAACTGCTCGTACAGAACCGGGAGATCGACGCGGCGGAGCGGCTGTTCAATGACGCCGTGGCGCGCTACCCGCAGGATTCACGCGTTTATACGGCGCGGGCCCAGTTCAACCTCGCCTGCATCATCGAATCGGCCGACGTCGGGCGCGCCAACCGCGTCCGCGCTGATGTCGATCAGGCGATGGAGCTGAGCCCCAATGACCACAAGCCGCTCCTCACGCTCGTCGATCTGGCGAGGGCGCGACGTGATCCGGCGACCGGGGCTTTCAGCCCGGACTACGACACGATGATCGCCACATGGCGGCGAATCCTGGAGATCGATCCAAACCAGGATGAGGTACGCGCCGAGATGATTGAAACCGCCTTCTCTCGAGGCCAAAACTCGCAAGCGCGAATGCTCCTTCAACAGGCGATGGACCTGCAGCCGGATCGCGCCGCATGGTTCACGATTCGCGGCGATCTCGAGCGCAAGACGGGCGAGCGGCCAGAGGTCTACACGCCGTTCTACCTGCAGGCGTTCGAGAAGCAGCCCAGCGCCGACCGACTCGCCAAACTCTCGCAAGGCTTTCTGCTGTACAATCCGCCGCGCGCGTCCGAAGTCATCGCACTCTACGCGGAGTGGGGGGCAGGAGTCGGCGATGATCCGACGCATCGGCTCATCCTCGCCCGGGCGCAGGCGGCCGAGAAGAACTGGCCGGCGGCCCTGGAGGGCCTGCGCGAAGCGGCCCAAGTGACACTGCGGGTGACGGATGAGAATCGCCGCGACTTCCTGATCCAGGACTGGTATCAGACGTTGCCGGTGGTCGCCGCGCCCGATCAGTACATCAGCCTGAGCGAGGAGTGCTTCGGCTCGTTCGATGACCCCTGGCCGCAGGGATTGCTGGGCAACGCGCTGTACATCGCCTCCACTCAACCGCAAACGACTGACCCCGAGGGGCTGCGCCAGGCGGGAATCGAGCGGCTCGAAGCGGCGAGGCGCCGCATCGTCGCGATGGCCCCCTCGCAGCGCAAGACGCGCCTGCAGCAAGAAGTCGGCTGGAGCCTCGCGGGGGCCTACCACAGTGCCGGCGAGCCGGCAAAGGCCGTCGAGGTGTGGCGTTGGGTGCTCGAATCGGCTCCGGATCACTTTGGCACCCTCAACAACCTCGCCTTCGTCCTCGCCAACGACCTCAACGACCCGGTGGCGGCGCTGGAACCGGCAAAACGTGCTTACGAGGCCGATCCTGCCGACCCGACGGTGCTCGATACCTATGGTTATGTGCTGTTTCGGAACAATCGGCTTGATGACGCGGAGAGGGTGCTGCGCGACAGCTTGGATCGACTCGAGCAGGCCGCAGCCCGGATGCACCTCGGACAGGTTCTTGCGGCCAAGGGCAGCGTCGAGGCGGCCCGTCGCGAACTCACGCGGGCTCGAAGCCTCTCCGAGCAGCAGGGCAACGCAGCGCGAGTCAAGGAGATCGACGAGATTCTCAAGACCCTCTAG
- a CDS encoding GDP-mannose 4,6-dehydratase, with the protein MTNPPTTTALITGGAGFIGSHLAERLLAQGCRVVAVDDLSTGSEANVAHLPPDRFKLVRSAVVDAMDQLRARQFDEVYHLAAGVGVDLVLERPLEVIEGSLRNAVALLEAARSWGRGGRACPVLMASSSEVYGKSAKVPFREDDDVVYGPTTMTRWSYAYAKGMDEFVALSYHARHQLPVVLARFFNTVGPRQSGSWGMVLPRFVQAALQGQPLRIFGDGTQQRCFCDVRDVVSVLPALLRNPACRGGVYNVGSSQLLSIRQLAETVIQVLGSTSRLELVPYDHAYGPGFEDVAVRQPDLTRLETATGFEPTITIMQTIRDLAESMESVGADRTSASAAPGGE; encoded by the coding sequence ATGACCAACCCACCGACCACTACGGCGCTCATCACGGGAGGCGCAGGGTTCATCGGCTCGCACCTCGCCGAGCGCCTGCTCGCCCAAGGCTGCCGCGTGGTTGCGGTGGATGACCTGTCAACCGGCAGCGAAGCGAACGTGGCGCACCTGCCGCCCGATCGATTCAAGCTCGTTCGGTCTGCCGTGGTCGATGCCATGGACCAACTTCGCGCGAGGCAGTTCGACGAGGTCTATCACCTCGCGGCGGGCGTCGGAGTCGATCTCGTGCTCGAGCGCCCTCTTGAAGTGATCGAAGGCAGCCTGCGCAATGCGGTCGCACTCCTCGAAGCGGCGCGATCCTGGGGCCGCGGCGGCCGAGCCTGCCCGGTCCTGATGGCCTCTTCCAGCGAAGTTTACGGCAAGTCGGCGAAAGTCCCCTTTCGCGAGGATGACGACGTCGTCTACGGCCCGACCACGATGACGCGCTGGTCCTACGCTTACGCCAAGGGCATGGATGAATTCGTGGCGCTTTCCTACCATGCGCGGCACCAGTTGCCGGTCGTGCTCGCGCGGTTTTTCAACACCGTCGGCCCACGGCAGTCCGGCTCATGGGGCATGGTGCTGCCGCGATTCGTCCAGGCCGCGCTGCAGGGCCAGCCGCTGCGCATCTTCGGAGATGGAACGCAGCAGCGATGCTTCTGCGACGTGCGCGATGTCGTGTCCGTCCTGCCCGCGCTGCTTCGCAATCCCGCCTGCCGCGGCGGGGTTTACAACGTCGGCAGCAGCCAACTGCTGAGCATCCGGCAACTCGCCGAGACAGTGATCCAGGTGCTGGGCAGCACGAGCCGACTGGAACTCGTGCCGTACGACCACGCCTACGGCCCGGGATTCGAGGACGTTGCGGTGCGGCAGCCGGATCTCACCCGGCTGGAAACCGCGACCGGATTCGAGCCGACGATTACCATCATGCAGACGATCCGGGACCTGGCCGAGTCAATGGAGTCCGTAGGGGCCGATCGCACGTCCGCGTCGGCGGCGCCGGGGGGAGAGTAA